A region of Malaclemys terrapin pileata isolate rMalTer1 chromosome 5, rMalTer1.hap1, whole genome shotgun sequence DNA encodes the following proteins:
- the LOC128838275 gene encoding T-cell surface glycoprotein CD8 alpha chain-like isoform X1 — translation MARYFSLLFFLSLNLCCCRSQDQGSKMSVKLRSGGSPLTLKAPVELECVISGPGLSDSGVSWMRQLRDSAPQFILFITSLGRVAPTENGKPPARFDARRENRNYRLTVKSFQEQDQGNYYCIVNHNQRLHFSSGIPLHLPAPPTTAPTTKASTPKLSTATDSKEPCQHSPNTAKAPKKGLGLSCDFYIWVPLTSACLLLLIALLATITVCQKTRRRRCKCKRPMNGSNGKPSMSNRYV, via the exons ATGGCCagatatttttctttgctgttttttcTCAGTCTGAACTTGT GCTGCTGCAGATCCCAGGACCAGGGAAGCAAAATGAGTGTGAAGCTCCGCAGCGGCGGCAGCCCCCTAACCCTGAAAGCCCCGGTGGAGCTGGAGTGTGTGATCTCAGGCCCTGGGCTGTCCGACAGCGGCGTCTCCTGGATGCGCCAGCTCCGGGACTCTGCCCCCCAGTTCATCTTGTTCATTACCTCCCTCGGCCGGGTGGCACCGACGGAGAATGGAAAACCACCCGCACGCTTTGACGCAAGAAGAGAAAACAGAAACTACAGACTGACCGTGAAGTCCTTCCAGGAGCAGGACCAGGGCAATTATTACTGCATCGTCAACCACAATCAGAGGCTGCACTTCAGCTCCGGGATCCCACTCCACCTGCCAG caccccccaccacagcccccactACGAAGGCGTCCACCCCCAAGCTCAGCACCGCCACTGACAGCAAGGAACCCTGCCAACACTCCCCGAACACAG CGAAAGCCCCAAAGAAGGGGCTGGGTTTATCCTGTGACTTTTACATCTGGGTCCCCTTAACCAGCGCCTGCCTGCTCCTCCTCATTGCCCTGCTGGCCACCATCACAGTGTGTCAAA aaaccaGAAGACGAAGATGCAAATGTAAAAG GCCTATGAATGGGAGCAATGGAAAACCCAGCATGTCAAACAGATACGTGTAA
- the LOC128838275 gene encoding T-cell surface glycoprotein CD8 alpha chain-like isoform X2, translated as MARYFSLLFFLSLNLCCCRSQDQGSKMSVKLRSGGSPLTLKAPVELECVISGPGLSDSGVSWMRQLRDSAPQFILFITSLGRVAPTENGKPPARFDARRENRNYRLTVKSFQEQDQGNYYCIVNHNQRLHFSSGIPLHLPAKAPKKGLGLSCDFYIWVPLTSACLLLLIALLATITVCQKTRRRRCKCKRPMNGSNGKPSMSNRYV; from the exons ATGGCCagatatttttctttgctgttttttcTCAGTCTGAACTTGT GCTGCTGCAGATCCCAGGACCAGGGAAGCAAAATGAGTGTGAAGCTCCGCAGCGGCGGCAGCCCCCTAACCCTGAAAGCCCCGGTGGAGCTGGAGTGTGTGATCTCAGGCCCTGGGCTGTCCGACAGCGGCGTCTCCTGGATGCGCCAGCTCCGGGACTCTGCCCCCCAGTTCATCTTGTTCATTACCTCCCTCGGCCGGGTGGCACCGACGGAGAATGGAAAACCACCCGCACGCTTTGACGCAAGAAGAGAAAACAGAAACTACAGACTGACCGTGAAGTCCTTCCAGGAGCAGGACCAGGGCAATTATTACTGCATCGTCAACCACAATCAGAGGCTGCACTTCAGCTCCGGGATCCCACTCCACCTGCCAG CGAAAGCCCCAAAGAAGGGGCTGGGTTTATCCTGTGACTTTTACATCTGGGTCCCCTTAACCAGCGCCTGCCTGCTCCTCCTCATTGCCCTGCTGGCCACCATCACAGTGTGTCAAA aaaccaGAAGACGAAGATGCAAATGTAAAAG GCCTATGAATGGGAGCAATGGAAAACCCAGCATGTCAAACAGATACGTGTAA